One genomic window of Aethina tumida isolate Nest 87 chromosome 3, icAetTumi1.1, whole genome shotgun sequence includes the following:
- the LOC109603690 gene encoding uncharacterized protein LOC109603690 isoform X1: MPHKLMVVDCLFITHKVDPTMQGLTWLERSDANVKKTERCRERDEKLLVCGQAQLPALQQCRQPSYGLQLHFTGSLCRPFPEEKNDEHSFGPTTAVSHQKSKTDNPRMIKHPKPETKPAVGVPARTKEKDETEGAWNAVGDCKKAEGDVQVPEVESDQMHQFFVPYFGPFCLSNFGIRPFDPPSFAFFGRLSA, from the exons ATGCCGCACAAACTGATGGTCGTAGATTGTCTTTTTATTACACACAAGGTCGACCCGACAATGCAAGGCTTGACGTGGCTCGAACGGTCCGATGCCAACGTTAAAAAGACCGAACGGTGCAGAGAACGGGACGAGAAACTGTTGGTGTGTGGTCAAGCCCAACTCCCGGCCCTCCAGCAGTGCCGCCAGCCCTCATACGGTCTCCAGTTGCATTTCACGGGCTCTCTGTGTCGTCCCTTTCCCGAAGAAAAGAACGACGAACACTCCTTTGGGCCAACTACAGCTGTAAGTCATCAAAAAAGCAAAACGGATAATCCCAGAATGATAAAACATCCCAAACCCGAAACAAAACCGGCTGTAgg AGTTCCAGCCAGGACGAAGGAAAAAGACGAGACGGAAGGTGCGTGGAATGCAGTTGGAGACTGCAAGAAGGCAGAGGGCGATGTGCAAGTGCCGGAGGTCGAGTCCGATCAAATGCACCAGTTTTTCGTCCCCTACTTTGGACCATTTTGTCTTTCCAATTTCGGGATCCGGCCGTTCGATCCGCCGAGCTTTGCATTCTTTGGTCGACTGTCTGCGTAA
- the LOC109603690 gene encoding uncharacterized protein LOC109603690 isoform X2, with translation MPHKLMVVDCLFITHKVDPTMQGLTWLERSDANVKKTERCRERDEKLLVCGQAQLPALQQCRQPSYGLQLHFTGSLCRPFPEEKNDEHSFGPTTAVSHQKSKTDNPRMIKHPKPETKPAVGVPARTKEKDETEDNVPHLT, from the exons ATGCCGCACAAACTGATGGTCGTAGATTGTCTTTTTATTACACACAAGGTCGACCCGACAATGCAAGGCTTGACGTGGCTCGAACGGTCCGATGCCAACGTTAAAAAGACCGAACGGTGCAGAGAACGGGACGAGAAACTGTTGGTGTGTGGTCAAGCCCAACTCCCGGCCCTCCAGCAGTGCCGCCAGCCCTCATACGGTCTCCAGTTGCATTTCACGGGCTCTCTGTGTCGTCCCTTTCCCGAAGAAAAGAACGACGAACACTCCTTTGGGCCAACTACAGCTGTAAGTCATCAAAAAAGCAAAACGGATAATCCCAGAATGATAAAACATCCCAAACCCGAAACAAAACCGGCTGTAgg AGTTCCAGCCAGGACGAAGGAAAAAGACGAGACGGAAG ACAACGTTCCTCACTTAACCTGA
- the LOC109603688 gene encoding integrator complex subunit 7 — MLSTRVSSFSENGFGEPDQDANSALTELDKGLRSGKSGEQCEAIVKFPKLFEKYPFPILINASLLKLAEIFRTGTNFLRLCVLRVCQQSERHLDKISNVDEFVRRIYSVLHSNDPVARAITLRTFGAVAALIPERKEVHHGIRQSLDSHDNVEVEAAIYAAIQFAAQSKTFAVSMCNKVSDMIQGQSTPANMKLQLIPILQYMHHDTNTAAMVRSLCIDLLPSYPAQDFVLVTLNTLTKLAAATLVDIPSQVNLLLHYLSKDPRWEVKLKSLHHLYELARPGAHLWPPGAVDNLIDFVLNTKHVQILTPALRVINVLVESPVMCHEHRSPKSKLKELCSKHYYSHLSGVAVQAIQISTKILCYCYNENVETDDANEVIYALEALILSLTFDYEKKHSEHLKLALKCVIKLCGAKQEHCETFVDLLGTRLDNVENNYTNIICETLGAIGGLKPNTLLPLLDTIRGLLATLGEIERPTPSQTRMKIMLCTLIFQTMCGYFWNDETQNAIFNVVNNNNLWANYCIARAAVRYGHHQIANYIFSMLTEHVSSEHYHFWLVCLKEMTEAEAQLYGDDVSTLVNRLDNGIKHYNKAIAALKAASTPSNNLQFQAEYMRIRCEFLQCLVQLIYTCNILCIVPPPAIASTIAQNTRDEYQKHGYITNQLRKCVKDFKNCGELHWKLYQTAFDADPTTLENMQILQQMCVLVEQCIETMCVSGAKIREEPIGFTCKNMVLESQQLVKACENTVMITRSIAEDLHVSTLSHKQIELLKKIVEVLTNASLPIPRYFFQVLQSTSVKLAISPQPRVLGEFISVQAGSQLAVKVEGVIQHGMEPGLFRRIEEVVITVTSQLQTNTKNKDVEPKNLETSSVLTQTVSPHKDFFIAQFLLAFPKGGQYLLVVEASVVDEQSNTWKTGPRSTLTVKVPEEAKAVPIVIPGMEMANNLNLIQMREDSLFARPHQKK, encoded by the exons ATGTTAAGTACAAGAGTTTCATCGTTTTCCGAAAACGGCTTTGGAGAGCCTGATCAGGATGCAAATTCAGCCCTAACAGAACTGGATaaag gaCTAAGATCGGGTAAATCCGGAGAACAATGCGAAGCCATAGTTAAGTTCCCTAAGCTGTTCGAGAAGTACCCATTCCCCATTCTAATTAACGCCTCATTGTTGAAACTGGCTGAAATATTCCGTACCGGCACCAACTTTTTACGATTGTGTGTGCTGAGGGTGTGCCAACAGAGTGAAAGGCACCtggacaaaatttcaaatgtggACGAATTTGTGAGGCGAATATACAGTGTCCTCCACAGCAATGACCCCGTGGCCAGGGCCATTACTTTAAGAACGTTTGGAGCTGTGGCTGCCCTTATTCCTGAAAGAAAAGAAGTCCATCACGGAATCAGGCAGAGTTTAGATTCACATGACAATGTTGAAGTTGAGGCTGCCATCTATGCTGCCATTCAGTTTGCAGCTCAATCAAa gacATTCGCAGTCAGTATGTGTAACAAAGTGTCTGATATGATCCAAGGGCAGTCAACACCAGCCAATATGAAGCTGCAACTGATTCCAATTTTACAGTACATGCACCACGACACTAACACAGCAGCAATGGTCAGGTCTCTTTGTATTGACCTGTTGCCCAGTTATCCAGCACAAGATTTTGTTCTGGTTACTTTGAACACCCTCACCAAATTGGCTGCTGCTACTTTGGTTGACATACCTAGTCAG gtgAACTTGCTGCTACACTATTTAAGTAAAGATCCAAGGTGGGAGGTGAAACTGAAGTCACTGCACCACTTGTATGAATTAGCCAGGCCTGGGGCACATTTGTGGCCTCCAGGAGCTGTTGACAACCTAATTGACTTTGTATTAAACACCAAACACGTCCAAATATTAACGCCAGCTTTAA GGGTGATTAATGTGCTGGTGGAGTCACCTGTGATGTGCCATGAACACAGATCACCAAAATCAAAGTTGAAGGAACTGTGTTCGAAGCACTATTATTCACATCTTTCCGGAGTTGCCGTCCAGGCAATTCAAATATcgactaaaattttatgttactg ttacaaCGAGAACGTAGAAACTGACGATGCCAACGAAGTGATTTACGCTTTGGAGGCGTTAATTCTGTCGTTGACGTTCGACTACGAGAAAAAGCATTCAGAACACTTAAAACTGGCGTTAAAATGCGTAATAAAACTGTGTGGAGCCAAACAAGAGCACTGCGAAACCTTCGTCGACTTATTAGGAACAAGATTAGACAACGTGGAAA ACAACTACACGAACATTATCTGCGAAACATTGGGGGCTATTGGTGGTTTGAAGCCCAACACGTTGTTGCCCCTCTTAGACACGATACGAGGTCTGTTGGCCACCTTGGGGGAGATTGAGCGACCTACGCCGTCACAAACGAGGATGAAAATCATGCTTTGCACCCTAATATTCCAGACAATGTGCGGGTACTTCTGGAACGACGAGACGCAAAACGCCATCTTCAACGTggtcaacaacaacaacctgTGGGCCAACTATTGCATAGCCAGGGCTGCCGTCAGATACGGCCACCACCAAATAGCCAACTACATTTTTTCCATGCTCACAGAGCACGTCAGCTCGGAGCATTACCACTTCTGGCTGGTTTGCCTGAAGGAGATGACGGAGGCGGAGGCCCAACTGTACGGCGATGACGTCAGTACACTTGTAAACAGGTTGGACAACGGGATTAAACACTACAACAAAGCCATAGCTGCCCTAAAG GCCGCCAGCACCCCCTCCAACAACCTCCAGTTCCAAGCCGAGTACATGCGAATCAGGTGCGAGTTCCTGCAGTGTCTGGTGCAGCTGATCTACACCTGCAACATCCTGTGCATAGTCCCGCCCCCCGCCATTGCGTCCACGATTGCGCAGAACACCAGGGACGAGTACCAGAAGCACGGCTACATCACCAACCAGCTGAGGAAGTGCGTTAAAGACTTCAAAAACTGCGGGGAGCTCCACTGGAAGCTGTATCAGACCGCTTTTGACGCCGACCCCACCACTTTGGAAAACATGCAAAT ACTTCAGCAAATGTGCGTACTGGTGGAGCAATGCATTGAGACGATGTGCGTGAGCGGAGCCAAAATTCGGGAAGAACCCATAGGATTCACCTGTAAAAACATGGTGCTCGAGTCCCAACAGCTGGTGAAAGCCTGCGAGAACACCGTGATGATTACCAGGAGTATCGCCGAAGACTTGCACGTCTCAACTTTGTCCCACAAG cAAATTGAGCTGCTGAAGAAAATAGTGGAAGTCTTAACCAACGCCTCGTTGCCCATTCCGAGGTACTTCTTCCAAGTACTGCAGTCCACCAGCGTGAAACTGGCCATTTCACCCCAGCCTCGAGTGCTGGGCGAGTTTATTAGCGTGCAGGCCGGCTCACAACTTGCCGTTAAAGTCGAAGGCGTCATACAACACGGCATGGAACCAGGTTTGTTCAGGCGCATTGAAGAGGTTGTCATCACCGTCACGTCACAACTCCAAACCAACACCAAAAACAAAGACGTGGAACCGAAG aatttggaGACCAGCTCAGTTCTGACGCAGACAGTGTCGCCCCACAAGGACTTTTTCATCGCTCAATTCCTGCTGGCGTTCCCTAAAGGTGGACAATACTTACTGGTGGTTGAGGCTTCAGTGGTTGATGAGCAGAGCAACACCTGGAAAACCGGCCCGAGGTCCACCTTGACCGTTAAAGTTCCCGAGGAAGCGAAGGCGGTCCCTATTGTCATACCTGGAATGGAAATGGCTAATAATCTAAACTT gatCCAAATGCGGGAAGACAGTCTATTTGCTAGGCCCCatcagaagaaataa
- the LOC109603687 gene encoding molybdenum cofactor biosynthesis protein 1 isoform X1 — translation MFKVYSKTYRHFKKQLSTSAVSYQVQKTNHNVASSPLTDTFGRHHTYLRISLTERCNLRCQYCMPEEGVKLSEKSKILTTDEIIKIADLFVSEGVTKIRLTGGEPTVRKDLVDIITQLKQLKGLETVAMTTNGLVLTRQLVPLQRAGLDILNISLDTLKKDRYEKITRRRGFEKVLMGIDLALQLGYNPVKINCVVMKGFNEDEVVNFVEMTKDKNVDVRFIEYMPFSGNKWEVNKMVSYGDMVKSIKDKWPGFHPLKNHPNDTSKAWKVPNYEGQVGFITSMSEHFCGTCNRLRITADGNLKVCLFGNTEVSLRDALRNNCSRDDLVALVQAAVRRKKRQHADKAPSQTNKLWPLHLDLKSAPTHLLAASRYNTQLRYYSTKSDKVLTHVDERGKVSMVNVTGKSTTVRKATAMARVKVGYEIAKLIKENSVKKGDVLSVAQIAGIIGAKKTSDIIPLCHNIPLTSIKVNVQLDNVSKEVMIQSSIECEGRTGVEMEALTAVTVAALTVYDMCKAVSKNIQISDIHLISKSGGSSGNYTRPEINVREYEKEPIVQPSVFVGGV, via the exons atgtttaaagtttattCCAAAACTTATCGCCACTTTAAAAAACAACTGAGCACGTCCGCAGTCTCTTATCAAGTTCAG AAAACAAATCACAATGTTGCATCTAGTCCTCTAACTGATACTTTTGGCAGACACCACACTTACCTCAGAATTTCATTAACCGAAAGGTGCAATTTAAGAt GCCAATATTGTATGCCTGAGGAGGGGGTCAAACTGTCTGAAAAGTCCAAAATACTCACCAcggatgaaataattaaaatagcagACCTGTTTGTCAGTGAGGGGGTTACAAAAATACGTCTAACTGGGGGTGAACCCACCGTGAGGAAAGACCTTGTCGACATAATTA CACAATTGAAACAACTCAAGGGACTAGAAACAGTAGCGATGACCACCAACGGTCTGGTACTGACCAGACAGCTGGTACCATTACAAAGAGCCGGCCTGGACATTCTGAACATAAGTCTGGACACCCTCAAAAAAGACCGTTACGAAAAAATAACCCGCAGGAGGGGCTTTGAGAAGGTGTTAATGGGCATCGACTTGGCCCTCCAACTTGGCTACAACCCCGTCAAAATTAACTGCGTCGTAATGAAGG gctTCAATGAGGATGAAGTCGTAAACTTCGTAGAAATGACCAAAGACAAAAACGTGGACGTCAGATTTATTGAGTACATGCCATTCAGTGGCAACAAATGGGAGGTGAACAAGATGGTGTCTTATGGTGACATGGTTAAGAGCATCAAAGATAAGTGGCCTGGCTTCCACCCCCTTAAGAACCACCCCAACGACACGTCAAAG GCCTGGAAGGTGCCCAATTATGAGGGCCAAGTGGGCTTCATTACGTCCATGAGTGAACACTTCTGTGGCACCTGCAACCGTCTAAGAATCACCGCCGATGGTAATCTAAAAGTCTGTCTTTTTGGCAACACAGAGGTGTCACTAAGAGATGCACTGAGAAACAACTGTTCCCGTGATGATTTGGTGGCCCTTGTGCAAGCTGCAGTTAGGAGGAAGAAGAGGCAACACGCAG ATAAGGCACCGTCTCAAACAAATAAGCTTTGGCCTCTGCACCTAGACCTAAAATCAGCACCAACCCACTTATTGGCAGCTTCAAGGTACAACACGCAACTTAGGTACTACTCAACGAAGTCCGACAAGGTGTTAACGCACGTGGATGAACGGGGAAAGGTATCAATGGTGAACGTAACTGGGAAGTCCACAACCGTACGCAAAGCCACAGCAATGGCTAGAGTAAAAGTGGGCTACGAAATAGCTAAGCTCATAAAAGAAAACAGTGTGAAAAAGGGTGACGTCCTGAGTGTGGCCCAAATAGCCGGCATAATAGGTGCCAAGAAGACCTCTGACATCATACCCTTGTGCCATAACATCCCACTAACCAGCATAAAAGTCAACGTACAACTAGACAACGTGTCCAAGGAAGTGATGATACAATCCAGCATTGAATGCGAAGGCAGGACTGGCGTGGAGATGGAGGCTCTGACCGCCGTCACCGTTGCCGCCCTAACCGTCTACGACATGTGCAAGGCGGTCAGTAAGAACATACAGATCAGCGACATTCACCTGATCAGCAAGAGCGGCGGTTCCTCCGGGAACTACACCAGACCGGAGATCAACGTGAGGGAGTACGAGAAAGAGCCCATTGTCCAACCCTCTGTGTTTGTTGGGGGAGTCTAA
- the LOC109603687 gene encoding molybdenum cofactor biosynthesis protein 1 isoform X2, with product MFKVYSKTYRHFKKQLSTSAVSYQVQKTNHNVASSPLTDTFGRHHTYLRISLTERCNLRCQYCMPEEGVKLSEKSKILTTDEIIKIADLFVSEGVTKIRLTGGEPTVRKDLVDIITQLKQLKGLETVAMTTNGLVLTRQLVPLQRAGLDILNISLDTLKKDRYEKITRRRGFEKVLMGIDLALQLGYNPVKINCVVMKGFNEDEVVNFVEMTKDKNVDVRFIEYMPFSGNKWEVNKMVSYGDMVKSIKDKWPGFHPLKNHPNDTSKAWKVPNYEGQVGFITSMSEHFCGTCNRLRITADGNLKVCLFGNTEVSLRDALRNNCSRDDLVALVQAAVRRKKRQHAGMLNLSQMENRPMILIGG from the exons atgtttaaagtttattCCAAAACTTATCGCCACTTTAAAAAACAACTGAGCACGTCCGCAGTCTCTTATCAAGTTCAG AAAACAAATCACAATGTTGCATCTAGTCCTCTAACTGATACTTTTGGCAGACACCACACTTACCTCAGAATTTCATTAACCGAAAGGTGCAATTTAAGAt GCCAATATTGTATGCCTGAGGAGGGGGTCAAACTGTCTGAAAAGTCCAAAATACTCACCAcggatgaaataattaaaatagcagACCTGTTTGTCAGTGAGGGGGTTACAAAAATACGTCTAACTGGGGGTGAACCCACCGTGAGGAAAGACCTTGTCGACATAATTA CACAATTGAAACAACTCAAGGGACTAGAAACAGTAGCGATGACCACCAACGGTCTGGTACTGACCAGACAGCTGGTACCATTACAAAGAGCCGGCCTGGACATTCTGAACATAAGTCTGGACACCCTCAAAAAAGACCGTTACGAAAAAATAACCCGCAGGAGGGGCTTTGAGAAGGTGTTAATGGGCATCGACTTGGCCCTCCAACTTGGCTACAACCCCGTCAAAATTAACTGCGTCGTAATGAAGG gctTCAATGAGGATGAAGTCGTAAACTTCGTAGAAATGACCAAAGACAAAAACGTGGACGTCAGATTTATTGAGTACATGCCATTCAGTGGCAACAAATGGGAGGTGAACAAGATGGTGTCTTATGGTGACATGGTTAAGAGCATCAAAGATAAGTGGCCTGGCTTCCACCCCCTTAAGAACCACCCCAACGACACGTCAAAG GCCTGGAAGGTGCCCAATTATGAGGGCCAAGTGGGCTTCATTACGTCCATGAGTGAACACTTCTGTGGCACCTGCAACCGTCTAAGAATCACCGCCGATGGTAATCTAAAAGTCTGTCTTTTTGGCAACACAGAGGTGTCACTAAGAGATGCACTGAGAAACAACTGTTCCCGTGATGATTTGGTGGCCCTTGTGCAAGCTGCAGTTAGGAGGAAGAAGAGGCAACACGCAG GCATGTTGAATCTATCACAAATGGAAAACCGCCCCATGATTCTAATAGGGGGTTAA
- the LOC109603689 gene encoding nuclear exosome regulator NRDE2, producing MSLFPAYSSETQQNEPPKQHDEWLNNSSFQVDPQILHKLVNKSPDDTKSSSDSETGQPKAKKRKKKDRKHTKDIDKPVEQQEPQNVDFVIDSKPTKEFLTVQTISRPSAPKYRVAHYLTLGFKVKKRKLRRYYKLDFDKTNSDEQKVTKLGDSNVLQEEENLSKTTASYNKSLGDNPNDIKMWMEYIKFQDTLYQFEKVYKKGSMAKAQRVLAERKLSIIDKALTHNPNCEVFLRERLNVAASCYPADELQVQLKNLIEKDQGNIIFWQGYIEATQCSMSHCNTPAVLNLYSKCLAVLHKLRRSTSVAKPVLEESILRMLYQCGLFLKQAGLFEQLWTLLRMYLELNLSPANKNKFNIASTFNERQLVDLEELVLSSELPLHELWLRTEKLRESCHWLPYTEQAECEDPQRIVFMEDVNELIHPITMPENTFKMIATILTLLKIPLLPCSHITMQELGLDYVPWALDSIESLLPLYMPVHNVAIFQTGFLSDHRLANGPQYLKVLPGQEDYLEFILSTMKNCFECLQGVDKIAVTVWWIRFQRLLVILNNINLFKMTSNLRKKIKGNLKSLLKEEENRTNKVYFCEYALLEGDLESKAKSISVLESIRGGKVEFNLDNPPTDEIFILRNLVELSMRDDKQKALSVLCSFVLQRQLDEVNEAIIQEAKTKFKLVTLQLINREHNVKEPVQHFLPNFFINWIICQGWLWYLTGGIVETGTFLEDVLEKLEEKDESPSWYKETIYEFYVATLYIHYLDNKGSITCKLLDDVLIRALERYPNNLSMLGVLAKQQITANTLGYKWWKIESMLLKTGRSFPTLIAILVPLQIYTVLQNNIIDTITGEHVDNSFNFKNRMLSLFRKVTKSDMCSRRCGLVWRLYLQFVHTYLDPKLCRNVYYCAVEECPWLKALYIDAAIYIPAELPQIQDLIIEKQLRLHVTPEELDVLRT from the exons ATGTCTTTATTTCCTGCTTACTCCAGTGAAACCCAACAAAATGAGCCGCCAAAGCAACACGACGAATGGTTGAACAACTCCAGCTTCCAAGTCGACCCCCAAATTCTCCACAAACTGGTCAACAAGTCCCCGGATGACACCAAAAGTAGCTCCGACTCAGAAACTGGCCAACCTAAGGCTAAAAAGCGCAAGAAAAAGGATCGTAAGCACACGAAAGACATAGATAAACCAGTAGAACAACAAGAGCCACAAAATGTAGATTTTGTCATTGACTCAAAGCCCACCAAAGAGTTCCTAACAGTCCAAACCATTTCCAGGCCTTCAGCCCCTAAATATCGCGTTGCACATTACCTAACGTTAGGTTTTAAGGTCAAAAAGCGCAAACTCAGAAGGTACTACAAGCTAGACTTCGATAAAACCAATTCGGATGAGCAGAAGGTAACCAAATTGGGTGACTCCAATGTTTTACAAGAGGAGGAGAACTTGTCCAAGACCACAGCCAGTTACAACAAATCCCTGGGGGATAACCCTAACGACATCAAAATGTGGATGGAATACATCAAGTTCCAAGACACTTTGTACCAGTTCGAGAAGGTGTACAAAAAGGGGTCAATGGCAAAAGCTCAGAGAGTGCTAGCTGAGCGTAAACTCTCAATAATAGACAAGGCTTTAACCCACAACCCAAACTGCGAGGTATTCCTTAGGGAAAGACTGAATGTGGCTGCCAGTTGTTACCCGGCAGACGAACTGCAGGTGCAACTAAAGAACTTAATCGAAAAGGACCAAGGCAACATAATATTTTGGCAAGGCTACATAGAGGCAACGCAATGTTCCATGTCACACTGCAACACACCAGCCGTACTAAACCTGTACAGCAAATGCCTGGCCGTGCTGCACAAGCTGAGACGCAGCACCAGTGTAGCCAAACCAGTGCTCGAGGAGAGCATATTAAGGATGTTGTACCAGTGTGGGTTGTTCCTGAAGCAAGCCGGACTGTTCGAGCAACTGTGGACGCTACTAAGAATGTACCTGGAACTAAACCTATCACCGGCCAACAAAAACAAGTTCAACATAGCATCCACCTTCAACGAACGCCAACTGGTCGACTTGGAGGAGCTGGTTCTGAGCTCCGAGTTGCCTTTGCACGAGCTGTGGCTCCGCACTGAGAAGCTGAGGGAGTCCTGCCACTGGTTGCCGTACACCGAACAGGCTGAGTGTGAGGACCCACAACGAATAGTGTTCATGGAGGATGTCAATGAGTTGATACATCCTATTACCATGCCGGAGAACACCTTTAAGATGATAGCCACCATTCTGACGCTGTTAAAAATACCCTTGCTGCCCTGCAGCCACATCACAATGCAGGAGCTTGGCCTGGACTACGTACCCTGGGCTTTGGACTCCATTGAGTCACTTTTGCCTTTGTACATGCCCGTGCACAACGTCGCAATTTTCCAGACGGGCTTCCTGAGCGACCACAGGCTCGCCAACGGGCCTCAGTACTTAAAGGTGTTGCCTGGGCAAGAAGATTACCTCGAGTTCATCTTAAGCACCATGAAAAACTGCTTCGAATGCCTACAAGGTGTTGACAAAATTGCTGTCACAGTCTGGTGGATAAGGTTCCAAAGATTAttggttattttaaacaacattaaCTTGTTCAAGATGACATCgaacttaaggaaaaaaattaagggCAACCTTAAGAGCTTGCTCAAAGAGGAGGAGAACAGGACCAACAAAGTATATTTCTGCGAATACGCCTTGCTGGAAGGCGACTTGGAGAGTAAAGCTAAGTCAATTAGTGTCCTCGAGTCAATAAGGGGTGGCAAAGTTGAGTTCAACTTGGATAACCCCCCTACAGATGAAATATTCATACTGCGTAACCTGGTGGAACTGTCAATGAGGGACGACAAGCAGAAAGCTTTGAGTGTTTTGTGCAGTTTTGTGCTTCAAAGGCAGTTAGACGAAGTCAATGAGGCCATAATTCAGGaagcaaaaactaaatttaagttgGTCACCTTGCAGCTCATTAACAGGGAGCATAATGTTAAGGAACCAGTACAACACTTCCTTCCCAACTTCTTTATTAACTGGATAATTTGCCAAGGGTGGCTTTGGTACTTAACCGGAGGCATCGTTGAAACTGGCACGTTTCTGGAAGACGTCCTGGAGAAACTCGAGGAAAAGGATGAAAGTCCGTCTTGGTACAAGGAAACTATTTATGAATTCTATGTAGCTACTCTCTACATacattatttagataataaagGGTCTATCACTTGTAAATTACTGGATGACGTTTTAATTAGGGCCTTAGAAAGGTACCCCAATAATCTGAGCATGTTGGGTGTCTTAGCTAAACAGCAAATAACCGCCAACACCTTGGGTTACAAGTGGTGGAAGATTGAGAGCATGCTTCTGAAGACTGGCAGGTCGTTCCCCACGTTGATTGCCATTTTGGTACctttacaaatttacacaGTACTTCAGAACAACATTATCGACACAATAACTG GTGAACATGTTGACAACAGCTTCAACTTCAAAAACAGGATGTTGTCCCTGTTCAGGAAGGTCACGAAGTCCGACATGTGCTCAAGAAGGTGTGGATTAGTTTGGagattatatttacaatttgtacatacatatttagacCCCAAATTATGTCGAAATGTCTATTACTGTGCTGTCGAAGAGTGTCCATGGTTAAAG GCCTTGTATATTGATGCGGCAATTTATATCCCCGCAGAGTTACCCCAAATTCAAGATTTGATCATTGAGAAACAACTGCGATTGCACGTTACCCCTGAAGAATTAGATGTGCTAAGaacttaa